One genomic region from Rosa rugosa chromosome 1, drRosRugo1.1, whole genome shotgun sequence encodes:
- the LOC133725330 gene encoding small ribosomal subunit protein eS30z/eS30y/eS30x, whose product MGKVHGSLARAGKVRGQTPKVAKQDKKKKPRGRAHKRMQYNRRFVTAVVGFGKKRGPNSSEK is encoded by the exons ATGG GTAAGGTTCACGGTTCGTTGGCTCGTGCCGGAAAGGTGAGGGGTCAGACCCCAAAGGTGGCCAAGcaggacaagaagaagaagcccaGAGGCCGCGCCCACAAGAGGATGCAGTACAACAGGAGATTCGTCACTGCCG TTGTTGGATTCGGGAAGAAGAGGGGACCTAACTCGTCTGAGAAGTAG